A window of the Bacteroidales bacterium genome harbors these coding sequences:
- a CDS encoding MFS transporter, giving the protein MEKKKFQTLNVLSISAGHLFHDIYSSFTAPILPLLIQRFSMSYSLAALLTLFQQIPNLLNPFLGIWADRVNVRIFIIIAPAITGIAMSLLGASPGYVFAAILLLVAGIGSSFFHVPTPVMIRQVSGDKLGKGMSWYMFGGEIARTLGPLIILGAISLWGAEGTYRLIPFGILASVILYFRLKTGDSVHATTSQNVTTGLWATFKEHLPLFLIIIGILTFRSILRVSITIFLPTYMEVIGVGWQKGTVYLSVVEIAAAAGTLFWGSISDKMGRRNALLIMTASAPFLMLGFLKSHGWMMILFLILMGFFLLGITPVLLALVQDRARVRQAFVNGLFMSISSESSSLASLVIGGLSDWVGIEQAFHIAAYLSPLAVPFVLMIKRSPKKVK; this is encoded by the coding sequence ATGGAGAAAAAAAAATTCCAGACTTTAAACGTATTGAGCATATCGGCAGGTCATTTGTTTCATGATATCTATTCCTCGTTTACTGCCCCGATCTTGCCCTTGCTCATTCAGAGGTTCTCCATGAGTTATTCGCTGGCAGCTTTGCTGACCCTGTTCCAACAAATTCCCAACCTGCTGAATCCATTTCTGGGTATTTGGGCCGATCGGGTGAATGTGCGGATATTCATCATTATTGCACCAGCCATCACTGGAATAGCCATGAGCCTTCTGGGAGCCTCTCCGGGGTATGTCTTCGCTGCCATTCTGCTCCTGGTTGCAGGGATCGGCTCCTCTTTTTTTCATGTTCCCACACCTGTGATGATCCGACAGGTATCGGGTGATAAGCTGGGAAAAGGAATGAGTTGGTATATGTTTGGCGGAGAAATTGCCCGTACCCTTGGCCCTTTGATCATCCTCGGAGCCATCTCCCTCTGGGGTGCAGAAGGAACCTACAGGCTGATACCCTTTGGCATCCTGGCTTCCGTAATTCTTTATTTCAGGCTCAAAACCGGGGACTCCGTTCATGCCACCACCAGCCAGAACGTTACTACAGGACTATGGGCAACCTTTAAGGAACACCTTCCTCTTTTTTTAATCATCATCGGTATCCTTACATTTCGCTCCATTTTGCGTGTATCCATAACCATTTTTCTTCCAACCTACATGGAAGTCATTGGGGTAGGATGGCAAAAGGGAACCGTTTATCTTTCCGTCGTTGAGATCGCTGCAGCTGCAGGAACCCTTTTCTGGGGTTCCATTTCCGATAAAATGGGACGCCGAAATGCACTTCTCATCATGACGGCTTCCGCTCCGTTTCTGATGCTGGGATTCTTAAAATCCCACGGATGGATGATGATCTTGTTCCTGATTCTCATGGGATTTTTTCTGCTGGGCATCACACCCGTTCTACTGGCACTGGTGCAGGACAGGGCCAGGGTAAGGCAGGCATTTGTCAATGGACTCTTCATGAGCATCAGCTCCGAAAGCTCCTCCCTGGCATCACTGGTCATTGGCGGATTGTCAGACTGGGTGGGCATAGAACAGGCATTTCATATTGCCGCTTATTTATCACCATTGGCTGTACCTTTTGTGCTGATGATCAAACGCAGTCCCAAAAAAGTCAAATGA
- a CDS encoding DUF47 family protein: MSFQTFFRKLVPTEKKFFPMYEEAAALTLEAAVTLRKVFITDAPGEREVLFTYIKELETRGDEVAHRIFDELDKTFITPFDREDVHKLASTTDDVLDFINGSSQRIRLYKPKMFPPEFVKFTDLLIEGVSAYHVAVKELKNLKKPEKISSACILINEIENRADDLYHTFLSDLFDNEKDAIELIKKREIIMTMERAADRLEDVADVLRTIILKVA; encoded by the coding sequence ATGAGCTTTCAAACATTTTTCAGAAAACTGGTTCCCACGGAAAAGAAATTTTTCCCGATGTATGAGGAAGCAGCGGCGCTTACTCTGGAAGCTGCCGTCACCCTGCGTAAAGTATTCATCACCGATGCCCCCGGGGAAAGGGAGGTGCTTTTCACCTATATCAAAGAACTGGAAACCAGGGGCGATGAAGTCGCTCACCGGATCTTCGATGAACTCGACAAGACCTTCATCACACCGTTCGACCGGGAAGATGTCCATAAGCTGGCCTCAACGACCGATGACGTTCTGGATTTCATTAATGGCTCCAGCCAGCGGATCCGGTTGTATAAACCCAAAATGTTCCCGCCTGAGTTTGTTAAGTTCACGGATTTGCTGATCGAAGGAGTTTCGGCATACCATGTGGCGGTCAAGGAACTTAAAAACCTGAAAAAACCTGAAAAAATTTCCAGTGCCTGCATTCTCATCAATGAAATCGAAAATCGGGCCGACGATCTGTATCATACATTTCTTTCTGATCTTTTTGATAATGAAAAAGACGCCATCGAGCTCATCAAGAAAAGAGAGATCATTATGACCATGGAACGGGCTGCTGACCGGCTGGAAGATGTTGCTGACGTTCTGAGGACGATCATTCTTAAAGTAGCCTGA
- a CDS encoding inorganic phosphate transporter encodes MDTLVIITIILALLFDFLNGMNDAANSIATVVSTKVLSPILGVAWAAFFNFAAVFIFGVHVATTIGKGIVDPDMVNKYLIFSALVGAIIWTYTCTHFGFPISVSHALIGGLIGPALIVGGVDAIYAKGITLIVLFIVLSPLIGLILSYLISLLTLFIFRKYSPRRVDSLFRGLQLFSSAVFSLGHGTNDAQKTMGIIAVLLYTSGHLGSEFHIPTWVIIAAYSSISLGTLLGGWRVIKTLGLSLTNLKPFQGFCAETAGALTIIGSSLGGIPVSTTHTITGAIIGVGMTKRLSSVRWGIAGNIIIAWILTIPGSMAVAAGVYSIIRLFI; translated from the coding sequence ATGGATACACTCGTCATCATCACCATCATCCTGGCATTGTTGTTCGACTTCCTGAACGGGATGAATGACGCAGCCAACTCCATAGCCACAGTGGTTTCCACCAAGGTCCTGTCACCCATACTGGGTGTTGCCTGGGCCGCCTTCTTCAATTTTGCCGCTGTCTTCATCTTCGGAGTCCATGTGGCAACCACCATTGGAAAGGGCATCGTCGATCCGGATATGGTCAACAAATACCTGATCTTCTCAGCACTTGTGGGAGCGATCATCTGGACCTATACCTGCACTCACTTCGGGTTCCCGATTTCCGTTTCCCACGCCTTGATCGGCGGACTGATTGGCCCCGCTTTGATCGTGGGTGGGGTGGATGCCATTTACGCGAAAGGGATCACATTGATCGTCCTCTTTATCGTACTCTCACCCCTGATCGGCTTGATACTTTCATACCTGATCTCACTGCTAACGCTCTTTATTTTCCGAAAATATTCCCCACGAAGGGTGGATTCCCTGTTCCGGGGATTACAGCTGTTCTCCTCTGCAGTTTTCAGCCTTGGCCACGGCACCAACGACGCACAAAAAACCATGGGTATCATCGCTGTTTTGCTTTATACATCCGGGCACCTTGGCTCTGAATTCCATATACCTACCTGGGTAATCATTGCCGCTTATTCATCCATCTCCCTGGGGACACTGCTCGGTGGATGGAGGGTCATCAAAACACTGGGATTATCCCTGACCAACTTAAAACCTTTCCAGGGATTCTGTGCCGAAACAGCCGGTGCGTTGACCATTATTGGGAGTTCACTGGGTGGCATACCGGTCAGTACGACCCATACCATCACCGGCGCCATCATCGGGGTGGGGATGACCAAACGGCTTTCTTCGGTCAGATGGGGCATCGCAGGGAATATCATCATCGCCTGGATC